Part of the Lysobacter enzymogenes genome is shown below.
GCCGGCGCCGAACTCGGCCGGACCCGCTACGGCAAGACCCTGTGCGAAACCTTCCGCGACGCCGAGCGCAGCCAGGCCGCCGACCGCGCGTCTGCGCCCGCGGCCGCGCGCACCACCGCGGCCGAGCGCATCGATCGGGCGCTGTGCCCGCAGGGCCGGCCGCCGGCGCCGACGTCTTCGTCCACCACCGCTTACGAAGACAGCCTCGCGGCGGCCTCCGACGCCGCGTCGGAGGCGGCCCGGCGCGAGGCGCTCGGGTCGTCGCAGTCGCCGAGCCCCGAGCCGCCGGCGCCCGAACCGGCCACGCCCGCACATTGAGGCGACATCGCCGCGCCCGCAAACGCGGCTACACTTCGCCCATGAAAATCGTCAGCTGGAACGTCAACTCCCTCAACGTGCGCCTGCCGCACCTGCAGCAGTGGCTGGAGGCGTTCGCGCCCGACATCGTCGCGCTGCAGGAAACCAAGCTCGAAGACAGCCGCTTCCCCGACACCGCGTTGGCCGAGGCCGGCTACCGCAGCGTGTTCGCCGGGCAGAAGACCTACAACGGCGTGGCGATCCTCTCGCGCGAAGCCGCGCAGGACGTGCAGGTCGGCATTCCGGGTTTCGACGACGAGCAGCAGCGCGTCATCGCCGCGACCGTCGGCGGGCTGCGCATCATCGACCTGTACGTGGTCAACGGCCAGGACGTGGGCACCGACAAGTACGCCTACAAGCTGCGCTGGCTCGATGCGGCGCACGCCTGGATCCAGGACGAGCTCAGCCGCCATCCCGACCTGATCGTGCTCGGCGATTTCAACATCGCCCCGGAAGCGCGCGACACCCACGACCCGGCGGTGTGGAACGACAGCCACATCCTCACCTCCACCGCCGAGCGCGACGCGCTGCAACGGCTGCTGGCGCTGGGCCTGCACGACGCGTTCCGGCTGTTCCCGCAGGAAGAAAACCAGTTCTCGTGGTGGGACTACCGCCAGGCCGGCTTCCGCCGCAACCTCGGCCTGCGCATCGACCTGACCCTGATTTCCGACTCGCTGCGCGCGCGCTGCGTGGCCGCCGGCATCGACCGCGAACCGCGCACCTGGGACCGTCCCAGCGATCACGCGCCGGCGTGGGTCGAACTGGCCTGAGCCCGCGCGTTTTCGCCCAAGCAAAAGGCCCGGCATTGCCGGGCCTTCTGTTTTTCGCGGCGCCTGCTTGCGCTCAGCGCACGCGGCCGCGCCGGAACAGGTTGACGATGCCGAGCAGCACGATCGCGCCGACCAGCGACAAGGCCAGCCCGGCGACGTTGAACGCGCCGCTGTTGATGGTGCCGGCGCCGATGCCGAGCACGCCGCCGAGCCAACCGCCGAGGAAGGCGCCGACGATGCCGACGATGATGTTGAGGAAAATGCCTTGCTGGCCGTCGGTGCGCATGATCATGCTGGCGATCCAACCGATGATGCCGCCTACGACCAACCAAACGATGATGCCGAACATTGCGTCTTCTCCTGAGGTTGCACAGGTGATGCGAACGGCGCCGTAGTGCGTGAAACGTAGCGCTGGCGCCGTTGCCTGAACGGGGTTGCGGCCAGTCTGGTACCGATGGCGTGACGGCAACGTCGAATTGCGCGCGTTGGTCATGTGAAGAAGCGAACGACGCGGGCGTTCGTGAACGTCGCGGCGCGATTTCGCGACAACTTGCGCATGCGGGGGCTGCCTGCTGCAGGAGCGGCGCAAGCCGCGACCGCGCCAACGCGACCATTGCGACCGCATCGGTCGCACGGCTGGCCGCAGACGCAAACGAACACGACGGCCGCTCAACGCGGCCGGTGAAAATTTCGTCGTGGTTGGCTTGGCGCGGTCGCGGCTCGCGCCGCTCCTACAGGGGGGAGCGATCGCGGCTTACGTTTGCGCGCGCAGCATCGCTTCCAGCGCATCGCGCGGCAGTTTGCCGGTGTCGTTGCGCGGCAACGCGGCCACTTTCTTGAGCGGGCGCGGCAGGAACACCGGATCCACGCTCTGCCGCAATGCGGCCAGGATCTGCGCTTCGCTGAGCGACGGCGCGACCGCCAATGCGGCGATGCGGCGCACGCCGAACGCATCGGCTTCGTCGAGCTGGAACACCGCGCCGTCGTCGACGCCGTCGATCGCCAGCAGCTTGCGGGTCAGATCGCCGAGCGAGGCGCGCTTGCCGGCGATTTCGAGCAGGTCGGCGGCGCGGCCGCGCACGTGGAAGCGGCCGTCGGCGTCGACTTCCATCAGGTCGGCCAGCACCACCGCTTCGGGCAAGTGCGCGGCGTGGATCGCGGTGCCGTCGGGCTGCGGGCACACGCGCACGCCGGGCAGCGGCGTCCACGCCAGTTCCTGCGCGGTGCGGCGGCGCGCGAACACGCAAGTTTCGGTCGAACCGAACACTTCGCGCACTTCGCAGCCGTAGCGCCGTTCCGCGGTCTGCGCCAGTTCCTGCGACAGCGGCGCGGTGGCCGAGACGATGCCGGCCAGCGGCGGCAGTTCGATCTGCGATTCGACCAGCGCGCGCAAGTGCACGGGCGTGGTCACCAGCAACGGGGGCGTGGCGGCGTCGGCCAGCGCGCGCGCGACGTCGCCGGGAAAGAACGGCCGCTGCGCATGCACCGCGACCGGGCCGAGCAAGGGCAGCAGCACCGACATCTCCATGCCGTACATATGCTGCGGCGGCACGGTGGCCACGACTTCGGTGACGCCGTCCGCGCGCAGCAGGCCGGCCAGCGCGGCCAGGTTCTGCGCGGTGCTGGTGCGGAAGCCGCCCCAGGTCTTGAGGTTCGGCTTGGGCTGGCCGGTGCTGCCGGAAGTGAAGCCGATCGCCAGCAGCGCTTCGTCGTCGACGCGCAGCGGTTCGCCCGCGAGCGGCGGCAACGCCTGCTGCAGCCGCAGATAGCGCGGCGGCACCGGTTCGAGTTCGAGATCGCCGACGCAGTAACTTTCGGGGTAGCGGCCGAGCACGTCGTCGACGATCGCCGGCGCGCGCGACGGCGGCAGCAGGTTGATCTGGCCGCGCACCGCGACCGCGCACAGCGCGACCAGGAAGCGGTAGCGGTCCTCGCACAGGTTCACCGCATGCCGCGCCTGCGGCAGGCGCGCGGCCAGCGCGCGCACGTCGCCTTCGAACGCGGCGCGGTCGATGCGGCCGCCGGGGCCGAACGCGAGCGCGCGCGTCGGCGCGCCGGACAGAAGCTCCCGCCACGCGGACTCGGATTCGCAATTGGGCTGGGGCGCCGGGGCGCCGTGGCTCGGATCGATGACCGCTGACATTCGCTGTGGTTTTCCGCTGTGTTGCCTGAAACTTGCCGGGCCCTGCCTGATCGCAGGCTGACGAACCGCCTCGGCGCGGCCTCGGCCGCGCCGGTACTGCGCCTGCTGCGGCCCGCGCGCAAGCGCCGCGCCCCCGCGCAGCTGCCGTACGAACGAAACCCGATCCCCTGGGTTTAGCTTACGCTGACCGACCCGCCGCACGCCAAGCCCGCATCTGTTCATGTCCCTGTCCGCCGTCACCGCCCCGCCGCTGTGGACCCCGCCGCGCTGGATCTGGCTGCCGCATCCGCACGGCGAACCGGCGCAGCCGCAGGCGCGCGCCTGGCTCGCCGCCGAACTCGGCGACCCGGACCTGCAAGTGGCGCGCGACGGCCGCCAGCGTCCGCACCTGCTGCCGCCGCACCAGGGCTGGGACTGCAACTGGAGCCACAGCGGCGACCGCCTGCTGGTGGCGCTGGGCCGCGGCGGCCGGGTCGGCGTCGACCTGGAGCGGCTGCACCGGCGCCCGCGCGCGCTGGAGGTGGCCAAGCGCTACTTCACCGAACGCGAGGCGCAGTGGCTGGCGGCGCAGGACGATCGCGATCTGGCGTTCCTGCGGCTGTGGTGCGCGAAGGAAGCCGTGCTCAAGGCGCACGGGCACGGGCTGTCGTTCGGGCTGCACCGGCTGCGCCTGGAACCGGCGGCCGACGGGTTGCGGCTGGTGGAATGCGATGCGGAGCTGGGCGTGCCGGAGCAGTGGCGGCTGCTGGAGATCGCACCGGGGCCCGGATACCTGGGCGCGCTGGCGTGGCGGATGGAGCCGCTGTAGGGGCGGCGCGAGCCGCGGCTGCGGGGTTTTCGATGGCGCCGAGACTTTCGCCGTAGCGGGATTTTCGCGGTCGCGGCTCGCGCCGCTCCTACAACAAGCTTCGGCCATCGCGCATTCGGCGATAATCGCCGCGATGAACGCTCCCACTTCCCTACCGCCCGGCCTGCGCGGCGAGCTCGAGGCCGGCCTGTCCGCGCTCGCGCTCGACCCGGCGCTGGCGACGCCGCTGCTGGACTACCTGGCCCTGCTGGCGCGCTGGAACCGCACCTACAACCTCACCGCGGTGCGCGACCCGCACGAGATGGTCGGCAAGCACCTGCTCGATTCGCTGGCCATGCACCGCTACGCCGAGGCCCTCGCGGCGCGCGGCGGCGCGCTGGCCGACCTCGGCACCGGCGCCGGCCTGCCCGGCATCCCGTTGTCGATCGTCAAGCCGGGCCTGCGCGTGACCCTGGTCGAGAGCAACGGCAAGAAGGCCCGCTTCATGCGCGAGGCGCTGCGCCAGCTCGGGCTCAGGCACGCGCGGGTGGCCGAATCGCGGATCGAGGCCT
Proteins encoded:
- the xth gene encoding exodeoxyribonuclease III, which translates into the protein MKIVSWNVNSLNVRLPHLQQWLEAFAPDIVALQETKLEDSRFPDTALAEAGYRSVFAGQKTYNGVAILSREAAQDVQVGIPGFDDEQQRVIAATVGGLRIIDLYVVNGQDVGTDKYAYKLRWLDAAHAWIQDELSRHPDLIVLGDFNIAPEARDTHDPAVWNDSHILTSTAERDALQRLLALGLHDAFRLFPQEENQFSWWDYRQAGFRRNLGLRIDLTLISDSLRARCVAAGIDREPRTWDRPSDHAPAWVELA
- a CDS encoding GlsB/YeaQ/YmgE family stress response membrane protein produces the protein MFGIIVWLVVGGIIGWIASMIMRTDGQQGIFLNIIVGIVGAFLGGWLGGVLGIGAGTINSGAFNVAGLALSLVGAIVLLGIVNLFRRGRVR
- a CDS encoding AMP-binding protein, with the protein product MSAVIDPSHGAPAPQPNCESESAWRELLSGAPTRALAFGPGGRIDRAAFEGDVRALAARLPQARHAVNLCEDRYRFLVALCAVAVRGQINLLPPSRAPAIVDDVLGRYPESYCVGDLELEPVPPRYLRLQQALPPLAGEPLRVDDEALLAIGFTSGSTGQPKPNLKTWGGFRTSTAQNLAALAGLLRADGVTEVVATVPPQHMYGMEMSVLLPLLGPVAVHAQRPFFPGDVARALADAATPPLLVTTPVHLRALVESQIELPPLAGIVSATAPLSQELAQTAERRYGCEVREVFGSTETCVFARRRTAQELAWTPLPGVRVCPQPDGTAIHAAHLPEAVVLADLMEVDADGRFHVRGRAADLLEIAGKRASLGDLTRKLLAIDGVDDGAVFQLDEADAFGVRRIAALAVAPSLSEAQILAALRQSVDPVFLPRPLKKVAALPRNDTGKLPRDALEAMLRAQT
- a CDS encoding 4'-phosphopantetheinyl transferase family protein, with amino-acid sequence MSLSAVTAPPLWTPPRWIWLPHPHGEPAQPQARAWLAAELGDPDLQVARDGRQRPHLLPPHQGWDCNWSHSGDRLLVALGRGGRVGVDLERLHRRPRALEVAKRYFTEREAQWLAAQDDRDLAFLRLWCAKEAVLKAHGHGLSFGLHRLRLEPAADGLRLVECDAELGVPEQWRLLEIAPGPGYLGALAWRMEPL
- the rsmG gene encoding 16S rRNA (guanine(527)-N(7))-methyltransferase RsmG, which gives rise to MNAPTSLPPGLRGELEAGLSALALDPALATPLLDYLALLARWNRTYNLTAVRDPHEMVGKHLLDSLAMHRYAEALAARGGALADLGTGAGLPGIPLSIVKPGLRVTLVESNGKKARFMREALRQLGLRHARVAESRIEAFAEPGAYDAITARALATLPLILELGGHLLKPGGVLLAMKGVRPDEEIAALPAGWELRAVEPMAVPGLAAERHMVVIGRVGEG